One part of the Mariniblastus fucicola genome encodes these proteins:
- a CDS encoding DUF4340 domain-containing protein codes for MQESTKTVCFVVTAAVLGLAALGNAWINQPGSAESVENLGQPFYPDFTSTESARSLEVSAIDPETGALKRFGVESDGDLWRIPTHYDYPAEAAARIAQTSASVLGLDRQARVGSSESDFEKFGVVDPLADEIEDPETAGKRITLDDENGDPLVDFIIGKEIEETVPTRDGNEFALEQQSKEFYIRRADETQTFRVSLDLDLSTRFSDWIDPDLLRISRPDVTEVSINNYQIEERGAGPFGMKELFKDQGDQVTLKRPSPADKWALEGMSDTEEELQTDRVNEILGVLDEMRIVGVRPKFKFEGKQLLTPELTVADIPELKADREKATNAYRQLQDDLMDKGFNFGGTQEQLKLVSENGELEFGTSKGLRYRLHIGGEVAGDDEAIEIGSTKARSSDEESDSTEDAASDDAEESNRFVYVRVTFDEALLGDRPEEPKLPEEPAKPEGYEPATVDQPDGDSDVDSDSTEESEAQDSEAEDSESDSESTNDRDPAFVAYEEAMKAYETAKEEHETNLTRFKQDTESFEMKIEEGKELEDELNQRFGSWYYVISAENLNTIQSTRADLVKPAEPKPDMGVPATPPPSGISFPEMPAGVNTFEDPTMQKPDTSSDSETDPAPVEAEEKPSVDDSATEKPADAKSEKAEIPEADKTSQKKPDPPAEVEAEVESPSGTEGESPTTEDTTPKPEGDASKTEGDAPKPEGDAPKTEGDAPKTEGDESQALLVHVSGEALAAVPLRF; via the coding sequence ATGCAAGAATCTACAAAAACAGTCTGTTTTGTGGTGACCGCTGCCGTTTTGGGGCTGGCGGCATTGGGGAACGCCTGGATCAATCAGCCAGGATCGGCGGAGTCCGTTGAGAATCTGGGGCAGCCGTTCTATCCAGATTTCACGTCCACTGAATCGGCTCGTTCGCTGGAAGTTTCGGCGATCGATCCGGAAACCGGTGCGCTTAAACGGTTTGGCGTCGAGAGCGATGGAGACCTGTGGCGAATTCCGACACACTACGACTATCCGGCGGAAGCCGCGGCACGGATTGCACAAACTTCGGCTTCGGTCCTTGGACTGGATCGGCAGGCGCGGGTCGGCAGCAGCGAAAGCGACTTCGAAAAATTCGGTGTGGTCGATCCATTGGCTGACGAAATCGAAGATCCGGAAACGGCGGGCAAGCGAATCACGCTGGACGATGAGAACGGCGATCCACTGGTCGACTTTATCATCGGGAAAGAAATTGAAGAGACTGTACCGACGCGAGACGGCAATGAGTTTGCCCTCGAACAGCAGTCCAAAGAATTTTACATTCGCCGGGCGGACGAAACGCAGACCTTTCGCGTTTCCCTGGATCTCGATTTGTCGACTCGATTTTCAGACTGGATCGATCCGGATTTGCTGCGAATTAGCCGTCCCGATGTGACTGAAGTTTCGATCAACAATTATCAAATTGAAGAACGCGGTGCCGGTCCGTTCGGTATGAAAGAACTGTTTAAAGATCAGGGCGACCAAGTCACGCTGAAGCGACCAAGTCCCGCGGACAAGTGGGCGTTGGAAGGGATGAGCGATACCGAGGAGGAGCTTCAAACTGATCGCGTCAACGAAATTCTTGGCGTTTTGGATGAGATGAGGATCGTCGGCGTGCGGCCCAAATTTAAATTCGAGGGCAAGCAACTTTTGACTCCCGAGTTGACGGTTGCGGACATCCCCGAACTTAAAGCCGACCGTGAAAAAGCGACCAATGCGTATCGTCAGTTGCAGGACGACTTGATGGACAAAGGTTTTAACTTCGGTGGCACGCAAGAACAGTTGAAACTCGTTTCCGAAAATGGCGAACTTGAATTCGGTACGTCAAAAGGGCTGCGTTATCGTTTGCACATCGGTGGCGAAGTTGCTGGCGATGACGAGGCGATTGAAATTGGCTCGACGAAAGCCAGGAGCTCGGATGAAGAATCCGATTCGACAGAAGACGCAGCATCAGACGATGCCGAAGAATCCAATCGCTTTGTCTACGTTCGTGTAACATTCGACGAAGCACTGCTTGGCGACCGACCGGAAGAGCCAAAGCTTCCTGAGGAACCTGCGAAGCCCGAGGGTTATGAGCCTGCGACTGTTGACCAACCCGATGGCGACTCCGATGTGGACTCCGATTCGACAGAAGAGTCCGAGGCTCAAGATTCCGAGGCTGAAGACTCAGAGTCGGATTCCGAATCGACCAATGATCGCGATCCGGCTTTCGTGGCCTATGAAGAAGCGATGAAAGCATATGAGACCGCGAAAGAGGAACACGAAACGAATTTGACTCGCTTCAAGCAGGATACAGAGTCGTTTGAAATGAAGATCGAAGAGGGCAAGGAACTGGAGGACGAACTGAACCAGCGATTCGGAAGTTGGTACTACGTAATTTCGGCTGAGAACTTGAACACAATTCAATCCACCCGTGCAGATCTGGTGAAACCGGCAGAGCCGAAGCCTGACATGGGCGTTCCGGCGACACCGCCACCATCAGGAATTTCTTTCCCCGAAATGCCCGCGGGCGTGAACACCTTCGAAGATCCGACGATGCAGAAACCTGACACGAGTTCCGATTCGGAAACCGATCCTGCACCGGTTGAAGCCGAAGAGAAACCTTCGGTGGATGATTCTGCAACGGAGAAGCCTGCAGATGCCAAATCGGAGAAAGCAGAAATTCCCGAAGCTGATAAAACTTCGCAGAAGAAGCCTGACCCACCGGCCGAAGTCGAAGCCGAAGTCGAATCGCCATCCGGGACCGAAGGTGAGAGTCCAACGACTGAAGACACGACTCCTAAACCCGAAGGCGACGCGTCCAAAACCGAAGGTGACGCGCCCAAACCCGAAGGTGACGCGCCCAAGACCGAAGGTGACGCGCCCAAGACCGAAGGTGACGAATCCCAGGCACTGTTGGTACATGTGAGCGGCGAGGCTTTAGCCGCCGTTCCGTTGCGCTTTTAA
- a CDS encoding DUF7088 domain-containing protein, protein MFRWHVVSAVFWRNLKQYFTGVLGYLFIVAFVTVCALLAFRPQFFADNLANLDQLSNFYPELLLLFIPAITMPLWADEKRQGTDAILFTLPASDFDVMLGKYLAAVAVYTVALLFSTTQLMALGALGDPDWGIIGTTYFGYWLSGAALISVGMFASSLTGSTTVAFILGAAFCAVPVLCSQLGDSLGLNRYSIGWHLQDFSIGQISLVSIVYYVGLSIVMLYLNMVVISRRHWNRGTAGNVGWQFVIRAIALAVAVFSIFHIVDTSPWTSRAQLDLTQEKLFTLNPATLDTLKQVKDSDREITIQAYVSEDIPQKYTNVKKSLLGMLRQYDSFGGSNVKVEVHNVTPKSKLEIEAQKLGLEGREDRSEEDGITVQRDVYLGARVSSPAGETTLPFLDSNKSIEYELSHAIYTTIDKGNKLTLGILDTDAHFGGPMFQGRRVPWSYNETMEVLKQQFKVKFVSGNELDSFLPSEDEPADASSETEADADDANPGELDESKPEKKVREAPDVLLVADPASLDAPSMAALVKYLEAGNPAVILADPLPFFWAFQNPTNLGILNAPRMTRVPGDSPYAEILTSSTLPKADGGTASTLFSALGVQWENGTSVWNMEDPHPGFTAMWPAYLGQKWPTYYGEYDKALMFIKGRDGDDAFNPDDPVSAGLQELLMFYPGYVMEASGSKYSFTSLATAGVASGRTEWDELTMTPKQKVQMLNPRTGELTVREEPARSQITNDLLMVLNPTPRTMIDAQDYCVAARVSSKEDSDNGLDVIIITDLDFVSDLAWQQEDALNEQVDQKLDNLGFLLNSIEVLGGADEFVELRNRRQRPRTLVQLESIFKEFREQRLEKQQEIEKEVQDELDAAQEKLNLATKEIQGNESLGFLEKLQKTSQRATDVQRQFDVKQNRLTRNLKQDVTRLEAEEKQLIEGRKFRIRALTALVAPLPALMLGVMVLWFRVANEQKNINPNRRVK, encoded by the coding sequence ATGTTTCGATGGCATGTTGTATCCGCAGTTTTCTGGCGCAACCTGAAGCAGTACTTCACGGGCGTGCTGGGATATTTGTTTATCGTTGCCTTTGTAACGGTCTGTGCGTTGTTGGCGTTTCGTCCGCAGTTTTTTGCTGACAATCTTGCTAACCTCGACCAGCTGAGCAATTTCTATCCTGAACTTTTGCTGCTGTTCATTCCGGCAATCACGATGCCGTTGTGGGCAGATGAAAAGCGGCAGGGAACCGATGCGATTTTGTTCACGCTACCGGCGTCAGACTTCGACGTGATGTTGGGAAAGTACCTTGCCGCCGTCGCGGTTTATACCGTCGCGCTGCTGTTTTCGACGACTCAGTTGATGGCGTTGGGAGCACTCGGCGATCCGGATTGGGGCATCATTGGCACGACCTATTTTGGATACTGGCTCAGCGGAGCGGCTCTGATTTCGGTCGGCATGTTTGCTTCTTCACTAACCGGCAGCACAACGGTTGCTTTTATTTTGGGCGCTGCATTTTGCGCCGTTCCGGTCCTGTGCAGCCAACTGGGCGACAGCCTTGGCTTGAACCGCTACAGCATCGGTTGGCACTTGCAGGATTTTTCGATCGGACAGATTTCGCTCGTATCGATCGTGTATTACGTCGGCCTCTCAATCGTGATGTTGTATCTGAACATGGTCGTGATCAGTCGGCGTCACTGGAATCGTGGCACGGCGGGCAACGTTGGATGGCAGTTTGTCATTCGAGCGATCGCACTTGCCGTGGCCGTGTTCTCGATTTTCCACATCGTTGATACGTCTCCGTGGACCTCGCGGGCGCAACTGGACCTGACGCAGGAGAAGCTGTTTACGCTTAATCCGGCAACGCTTGACACGCTGAAACAGGTGAAGGATTCGGACCGCGAGATCACCATTCAGGCATACGTGAGCGAAGACATTCCGCAAAAGTACACCAATGTAAAAAAGAGCTTGTTGGGGATGTTGCGTCAGTACGACAGCTTCGGTGGCAGCAACGTGAAAGTCGAAGTGCACAACGTGACTCCGAAGAGCAAACTGGAGATCGAAGCTCAGAAACTGGGCCTCGAAGGCCGCGAAGATCGTTCGGAAGAAGACGGCATCACGGTTCAGCGCGACGTTTACTTGGGTGCTCGCGTTTCCAGTCCGGCGGGCGAAACGACGTTGCCGTTTCTGGATTCGAACAAATCGATTGAGTACGAACTGAGCCACGCGATCTATACGACGATCGACAAAGGAAACAAGCTGACGCTGGGCATCCTCGACACCGACGCTCATTTTGGCGGGCCAATGTTTCAAGGCCGTCGCGTTCCCTGGTCGTACAACGAAACGATGGAAGTGCTCAAGCAGCAGTTCAAGGTCAAGTTTGTCAGCGGCAACGAACTCGATTCGTTTTTGCCTTCCGAGGACGAGCCAGCCGATGCTTCTTCGGAAACTGAAGCCGACGCAGACGACGCCAATCCGGGCGAGCTTGACGAATCGAAACCGGAAAAGAAAGTCCGGGAAGCACCTGACGTTTTGCTGGTCGCGGACCCGGCGAGTCTGGACGCGCCTTCGATGGCAGCGTTGGTCAAGTATCTCGAAGCCGGAAACCCGGCGGTTATCCTGGCGGATCCGTTGCCTTTCTTCTGGGCGTTTCAAAACCCGACAAACCTTGGCATTCTCAACGCGCCTCGTATGACTCGCGTGCCAGGCGATTCGCCTTACGCAGAGATCTTGACGAGCTCGACCCTTCCCAAGGCTGACGGTGGCACGGCATCGACGCTATTCTCTGCCCTTGGCGTGCAATGGGAAAACGGGACTTCGGTTTGGAACATGGAAGACCCGCATCCCGGCTTCACCGCGATGTGGCCGGCTTACCTCGGTCAAAAATGGCCGACATACTATGGTGAGTACGACAAGGCGTTGATGTTCATTAAAGGGCGCGACGGAGACGACGCTTTCAATCCGGACGATCCTGTGTCGGCGGGTCTGCAGGAATTGCTGATGTTCTATCCTGGCTATGTGATGGAGGCTTCCGGTTCAAAGTATTCGTTCACTTCATTGGCGACGGCTGGCGTTGCCTCCGGCCGCACCGAGTGGGACGAACTGACGATGACGCCAAAACAAAAAGTGCAGATGCTGAACCCTCGGACTGGCGAGCTTACGGTTCGGGAAGAACCCGCGCGAAGCCAGATCACGAACGACCTGTTGATGGTGCTCAACCCGACGCCTCGCACGATGATTGACGCGCAGGACTACTGCGTTGCGGCTCGTGTGAGTTCGAAAGAAGATTCGGACAATGGCCTGGACGTGATCATTATTACGGATCTGGACTTCGTTTCGGATCTGGCTTGGCAGCAGGAGGACGCACTGAACGAGCAGGTTGACCAGAAGCTCGATAACCTCGGCTTCCTCTTGAATTCGATCGAAGTCCTCGGCGGTGCGGATGAATTTGTCGAACTTCGCAATCGTCGACAGCGTCCTCGAACGTTGGTCCAACTTGAATCGATCTTCAAGGAGTTCCGCGAGCAGCGTTTGGAGAAACAGCAGGAGATCGAAAAAGAAGTCCAGGATGAACTCGATGCGGCCCAGGAGAAACTGAATCTGGCGACCAAAGAAATCCAGGGCAACGAGTCGTTAGGCTTCCTGGAAAAACTTCAGAAAACGAGCCAGCGTGCGACCGATGTTCAGCGGCAGTTTGACGTCAAGCAAAACAGGCTGACTCGAAATCTGAAGCAGGATGTGACCAGGCTTGAGGCGGAAGAAAAGCAGCTGATCGAAGGCCGCAAGTTTCGTATCCGTGCGTTGACAGCGTTGGTGGCACCGCTGCCCGCGTTGATGCTGGGCGTGATGGTTTTGTGGTTCCGCGTCGCAAACGAACAGAAGAATATTAACCCGAATCGAAGAGTCAAATAA
- a CDS encoding ABC transporter ATP-binding protein, whose protein sequence is MSTHSTTPAESEALIQADSLCKFYGPFAAVNDVSFSVPRQQVCAFLGPNGAGKSTTMKMLTGYLSPTKGSVHIAGKSMQTERIEASKHIGYLPENGPLYDEMTPKGALKYLGRARGLGRADRKNRMEFVAEKCNLEEVWNKPISKLSRGFRQRVGMAQALLHDPDVLILDEPTSGLDPNQLVGIRKLILELGQSKTVLLSTHVLQEVETLCSRVILIDQGRIVFDGPIDDMSQRETMSNRFHELTNFQTA, encoded by the coding sequence ATGTCAACCCATTCAACGACGCCAGCTGAATCGGAAGCCTTGATCCAGGCTGACTCACTTTGCAAGTTCTATGGTCCATTTGCAGCCGTCAACGATGTCTCCTTCTCCGTTCCTCGCCAGCAGGTTTGTGCTTTTCTGGGTCCGAACGGAGCAGGAAAATCGACGACGATGAAAATGCTGACGGGCTATCTGTCGCCGACAAAAGGCTCGGTGCACATTGCTGGTAAAAGCATGCAGACCGAACGCATCGAGGCTTCCAAGCACATCGGTTATCTGCCAGAAAATGGACCGCTGTACGATGAAATGACTCCCAAGGGTGCGCTCAAGTATCTGGGTCGGGCGCGAGGGCTTGGTCGTGCCGACCGGAAGAACCGAATGGAGTTCGTGGCGGAAAAGTGCAATCTGGAAGAAGTCTGGAACAAGCCGATCAGCAAATTGTCTCGTGGATTTCGTCAGCGAGTCGGGATGGCTCAGGCGTTGCTGCATGATCCCGATGTGTTGATTCTGGACGAACCCACCAGTGGACTTGATCCCAATCAACTGGTTGGAATCAGAAAGCTGATCCTTGAACTTGGTCAATCCAAAACGGTTTTGCTTTCGACTCACGTGTTGCAGGAAGTGGAAACTTTATGCAGCCGGGTCATCCTGATCGATCAGGGCCGAATTGTTTTCGACGGTCCGATTGATGATATGAGCCAGCGTGAAACGATGTCGAATCGTTTTCACGAACTGACCAACTTCCAGACGGCGTAG
- a CDS encoding putative bifunctional diguanylate cyclase/phosphodiesterase produces MYRLFDQPKTDSNALPVDKSFDDKVLGSILHERVLALSTYLCVVGLLWGFASSFIFWKRGIIVAAVPFSVMGTILLLAFVERMRWLKRLTTINLFLATNYVGLLFVSACSEYRESTIEFHFALICLMAVQLLGMKAALRWFSLTIVAIFISLYSPVVADGQLTLGNSLDHLVSAIAFAATILWICEHAERSFVRRTAQLQRLADLDHEKSRMLRLAEETASIGHWRLNLQSGETVFSDELKRICHLPELDHLDTLLKRFDSPGQDELRAALKKASVAESSFSLELSFVQDDGERHITCRGFSELGPNGNVEAVFGVIRDETRLWETTQRLSRKAEELNQLAIIDPLTGLSNRLWFRNQLETMIENAMHQQEQLALIVLDMDGFKEINDTLGHAIGDLVLIETAKRISSLVTEKDVVSRLGGDEFTVIVRSAESIDHVATLSQKIVDLIREPMHFENTKMQVGASIGISACPDDSRSADELFTFADTAMYDAKFSSKDVSVYHPSMTEELIHRKKVESQLSEAADRDEFSLVFQPQYQIQNRKVIGFEALIRWNHNGKVVSPADFIPVLESSGRIIETGQWILDQAFQQMKEWQDAGFDTRVAVNISPVQFRDPDFYDRVVDTLNRHGVCPENVDLEITEGAIISDVTHTAATLKKLKSVGCMISIDDFGTGYSSLAYLKNFPIDQLKIDQAFVKDIPHHDDGTIASSIVVLGLSLGMEVLAEGVETKEQLEFLHMHDCEFFQGFLGSRPLPAKECMELLLRQQQSDTPLEFA; encoded by the coding sequence ATGTATCGACTTTTCGACCAACCGAAAACTGACTCGAACGCGCTCCCTGTCGACAAGTCCTTCGATGACAAGGTTCTCGGTTCGATCCTGCATGAACGCGTGCTGGCTCTTTCAACCTATCTGTGCGTCGTCGGATTGCTTTGGGGATTCGCGAGTTCCTTCATTTTTTGGAAACGCGGCATCATCGTCGCGGCAGTTCCATTCTCGGTGATGGGAACTATTCTTTTGCTCGCGTTCGTCGAACGCATGCGTTGGCTCAAACGACTGACGACGATCAACCTGTTCCTGGCGACGAACTATGTAGGTCTGTTGTTCGTTTCGGCTTGTAGCGAATATCGCGAATCAACGATCGAATTCCATTTTGCGTTGATTTGCCTGATGGCGGTCCAGCTGCTGGGAATGAAAGCCGCGTTGCGTTGGTTTTCACTTACGATCGTCGCGATTTTCATATCGCTATACTCTCCCGTCGTCGCAGACGGTCAACTGACGCTGGGCAATTCGCTCGATCACCTCGTCAGCGCGATCGCTTTTGCCGCCACCATTCTCTGGATCTGTGAACACGCAGAACGCAGCTTCGTGCGACGGACAGCCCAGCTCCAACGGTTGGCGGATCTTGATCACGAAAAGTCGCGTATGCTGAGGCTGGCGGAAGAAACAGCGTCGATCGGCCACTGGAGATTGAATCTACAAAGCGGCGAAACGGTTTTCTCCGACGAACTCAAACGAATCTGTCACTTACCTGAACTGGATCACCTCGATACACTGCTAAAGCGTTTTGATTCGCCGGGCCAGGACGAGTTGCGAGCGGCACTGAAGAAAGCTTCGGTCGCAGAATCTTCGTTTTCGCTGGAACTGTCATTCGTCCAGGACGACGGCGAGCGGCATATCACGTGTCGCGGTTTTTCCGAGCTGGGACCGAACGGAAACGTCGAAGCCGTGTTCGGCGTGATCCGGGACGAAACGCGACTCTGGGAGACGACGCAGCGACTGTCCAGAAAAGCTGAAGAGCTCAATCAGCTTGCGATCATAGATCCACTGACCGGATTGTCGAATCGACTTTGGTTCCGCAACCAGCTGGAAACCATGATCGAAAACGCGATGCACCAACAGGAACAGCTCGCTCTGATCGTCCTCGACATGGACGGCTTCAAAGAAATCAATGATACGCTTGGTCACGCGATCGGCGATTTGGTCCTGATCGAAACCGCGAAACGAATCAGCAGCTTGGTCACCGAAAAAGACGTCGTGTCGCGACTTGGTGGCGACGAATTCACGGTGATCGTTCGCAGCGCAGAATCGATCGATCACGTTGCGACGCTCAGCCAGAAAATCGTTGACTTGATCCGCGAGCCAATGCACTTTGAAAATACGAAGATGCAAGTCGGTGCGAGCATCGGGATCAGCGCCTGTCCCGACGACTCGCGTTCAGCGGATGAGCTTTTCACTTTCGCCGACACCGCGATGTATGACGCCAAGTTCAGTTCCAAAGACGTCTCGGTTTACCATCCATCGATGACCGAAGAATTAATCCATCGAAAGAAAGTCGAAAGCCAACTATCTGAAGCCGCTGATCGCGACGAATTTTCTCTCGTTTTCCAGCCGCAGTACCAAATTCAAAACCGCAAAGTGATCGGCTTCGAAGCGTTGATTCGCTGGAACCACAACGGAAAAGTTGTTTCTCCCGCAGACTTCATTCCTGTTCTTGAAAGTTCAGGGCGGATCATTGAAACCGGCCAGTGGATTCTGGATCAGGCGTTCCAGCAGATGAAGGAATGGCAGGACGCCGGATTCGATACTCGGGTTGCCGTCAATATTTCACCAGTCCAGTTCCGCGACCCTGACTTTTATGATCGCGTTGTCGACACCCTGAATCGACATGGCGTTTGCCCGGAGAACGTTGATCTGGAAATCACCGAAGGAGCCATCATCTCTGACGTGACACACACGGCGGCGACGCTGAAGAAACTCAAGTCCGTCGGTTGCATGATCAGCATCGATGACTTCGGGACGGGATACTCGTCATTGGCGTATCTGAAAAACTTCCCAATTGATCAACTCAAAATCGACCAGGCTTTCGTCAAAGACATTCCACATCATGACGATGGCACGATTGCCAGCAGTATCGTTGTCCTTGGTTTGAGTTTGGGAATGGAGGTCCTGGCCGAAGGCGTGGAAACCAAAGAGCAGCTTGAGTTTCTCCACATGCACGACTGTGAGTTCTTCCAGGGCTTCCTCGGAAGCCGTCCGCTGCCTGCCAAAGAGTGCATGGAGTTGCTGTTGCGACAGCAGCAATCTGACACGCCACTTGAGTTCGCCTAG
- a CDS encoding acylphosphatase yields the protein MSVRWHILFFGRVQGVGFRFTCHTVAGHHQVSGWVKNLADGSVEMIVEGEQDSIRRYVSEVCESTHGRVDDRQIVKSDASGEFTSMQIRH from the coding sequence ATGTCTGTCCGCTGGCACATCCTGTTTTTCGGCCGTGTGCAGGGAGTCGGATTTCGCTTCACCTGTCACACCGTCGCTGGGCATCATCAGGTTTCCGGCTGGGTGAAAAATCTGGCGGATGGAAGTGTCGAGATGATTGTCGAGGGAGAACAGGATTCCATTCGACGTTACGTGTCAGAAGTTTGCGAATCAACGCATGGTCGAGTCGACGACCGGCAGATCGTAAAAAGTGACGCGAGTGGAGAGTTCACTTCGATGCAGATTCGCCATTAG
- a CDS encoding Mur ligase family protein produces the protein MSTQTANYVDGIPVHEILPGAKLIGAPSLNVSSCCGQWDECQPGDLYVAILGAETDGHDYCPQAIENGATAVITERLVATTSPQVLVPDSRQAYAQICHALAGSPCERMSTIGVSGSAGKTVTTHLVQSILKSAGRKTGRSSSLGTVVGNRVPTIPHRELNPPLLAEQMSQMVINGCTHAVVEVSARNLAKRKFEGAALDVAVLTNMRDDDLDFHSTRENFKRSQLRILDSLKPTGLAVLNLDDPTSHFLVESCTQPVLTFGMHQDANVRGQLLERLSSEQSFLLVTGSESVAIRTAIIGDEHIYNCLCAATVGLALGIDLQSIAEGLENGSQLPGRMERIECGQDHGVWIDTAKTPVQLATALRTLKQVVKGNVWCVCSIVDEQSREHRRRIGEVLDRAADNVVVTRDSVDSMIDYEPMHQMFDGFEEPNKVRLIPNRFRAIEWALGQARPNDAVLIAGCGEKPFALLGDENWTIADRDVCEAWLFDNASIDGQFTSPDIFRIDDYR, from the coding sequence GTGAGTACCCAAACTGCTAACTACGTCGATGGAATTCCAGTGCACGAGATTTTGCCCGGCGCAAAACTCATCGGAGCACCTTCACTCAACGTCAGCTCCTGCTGTGGTCAGTGGGATGAATGTCAGCCCGGCGATCTGTACGTCGCAATTCTCGGCGCTGAAACTGACGGACACGATTACTGTCCCCAAGCCATCGAAAACGGCGCGACCGCGGTGATCACGGAACGGTTGGTCGCCACCACATCGCCTCAGGTGTTGGTTCCGGATTCGCGACAAGCCTACGCTCAAATTTGCCACGCGTTGGCCGGTTCTCCCTGCGAGCGGATGTCCACGATCGGAGTCAGCGGCAGCGCTGGCAAGACCGTGACGACGCATCTGGTCCAATCGATTTTGAAATCTGCGGGGCGAAAGACAGGACGTTCGTCATCGCTGGGCACGGTCGTCGGCAACAGGGTTCCCACGATCCCACATCGCGAACTCAATCCGCCGCTGTTGGCCGAGCAGATGTCGCAGATGGTGATCAACGGTTGCACACATGCCGTGGTAGAAGTGTCGGCTCGTAATTTGGCAAAGCGAAAATTTGAAGGCGCAGCGCTGGACGTGGCTGTGCTGACGAACATGCGAGACGATGACCTTGACTTTCATTCAACACGTGAAAATTTCAAACGGTCTCAGTTGCGGATTCTCGATTCGCTCAAGCCTACCGGTTTGGCGGTTTTGAATCTTGATGATCCGACCAGCCACTTTCTGGTTGAAAGCTGCACCCAACCGGTGCTGACGTTCGGTATGCATCAGGATGCCAACGTCCGAGGCCAACTATTGGAGCGGCTTTCGAGCGAGCAATCGTTCCTGCTGGTTACCGGTTCCGAATCGGTCGCGATCCGAACGGCCATCATCGGCGACGAACATATCTATAACTGCCTTTGTGCGGCAACCGTTGGGTTGGCTCTGGGCATCGACCTGCAATCGATCGCTGAGGGACTGGAGAACGGATCGCAGCTTCCCGGCCGAATGGAGCGAATTGAGTGTGGGCAGGATCATGGCGTCTGGATTGACACAGCCAAGACTCCCGTTCAACTGGCGACAGCGCTGCGAACGCTAAAACAGGTTGTCAAAGGCAACGTCTGGTGCGTGTGCTCGATTGTCGACGAACAATCGCGAGAGCATCGTCGCAGAATCGGTGAAGTGCTTGATCGGGCGGCCGACAACGTCGTCGTGACGAGGGATTCGGTCGATTCGATGATCGACTATGAGCCAATGCATCAGATGTTTGATGGCTTTGAGGAGCCCAATAAAGTTCGTCTGATTCCAAACCGGTTTCGGGCAATCGAATGGGCGCTGGGACAGGCTCGACCGAACGATGCCGTGCTGATCGCGGGCTGTGGCGAAAAACCGTTCGCGTTGCTCGGTGATGAGAATTGGACGATCGCGGATCGTGACGTATGCGAAGCATGGCTTTTTGATAACGCATCGATCGACGGGCAGTTTACGTCTCCCGACATTTTTCGCATCGACGACTACCGCTGA